In bacterium, the DNA window AATGCGCGCACAGCCGGGCCGCAGCTCTAACATCTTTAAGTTTTTTGAATCAGTTTCCACAAGTCTTTGGGACGAATGTTTAACCGCCAGGCCGCCAAGGACGCCAAGAGATAAATTCTCTTGATTCTGAAAACTTGGCGTTTTGGCGGCTTGGCGGTTTTCTAGAAGGAGGCAGCTATGGAATGGGTTCAATCATACACGGAGTTCTTGTTCAGATGGATACACGTTGCCGCAGGCATTGTATGGATCGGCCATCTCTATTTTTTTAATTTCGTCAACGCACACGTAGCCAAAACCTATGATGCAGATTCAAAAAAGAAAGTGGTACCGGAGCTCATGCCCCGTTCGCTCTACTGGTTCAGGTGGGGCGCGATGTATACATGGATTTCAGGAATCTTCCTTCTGGCTTTCTCTTATTACATGGCAAACAACATGGTTCCGGAAGGAAGCACGATGTCCAACGGAACGGCAAGTATTCTTTGCCTTGTGATACTTTTCGTAGCGTTTTTTATTTACGATATCGTCTGGAAAGCTGTAAAGAATGAAACCGTAGGCGCCGTCATTTCTTTCTTGCTGGTGGTCGCGGTCCTGTTCGGACTTTCCCGAATTCTCATTGGGCGCTCCGTATACATTCATATTGGGGCTTTTTTCGGCACGGTTATGTTCATGAACGTTTGGATGAGAATCTGGCCGGCCCAAAAGAAAATCATTGCTGGAATCAAAGGAACCGCAGCCGCCGCGGATCCTTCCGTCGTTGCGCTTGCCGGCCTTCGTTCAAAACACAACACGTATATGAGTGTGCCTCTCGCCTTCTTCATGGTCTCCAATCATTATCCGGGATTGTACGGCAACCAGGAGTATGGTTGGCTGATCGCAGCCGTGATCGTTCTGGTAGGCTGGCTTCTTACAAAGTTCTTGTACGTAAAATCAGCGAGCGCAGCTCCTACGAAGATCGGTGACTAATTTCCGCGGACACCAATCTTCTGCAGAAGGAATCCGAATCCGGATTTCATTGCTTCGAGATAAGCTGAGACTTTCCCGGGGCGCGAATGCAATTTACCCGTTTCGAAGAGCCTTTTCGTTTCGAGCCGTTTCAATTTGCCGCTGGAAGTTTTTGGAAGCGTTCCTGCCGGAACGATCACCACTTCATCCGGCGAAATTCCAATAGATTCAGAGAGACGGTTTCGAACGTTCCGCCCCAGAGGTTCGTCATGGTTTCCTTTTCGGGTTTCAGCGATGAGGACCAGCGCTTCCCCGTTTTGTTTGGCCGAACTGAAGGCCACAACGTTCCCGGTGCGAATTCCTGGAACTTCCGACGCAATGCTTTCCAGATCATGCGCATGAAATTTTTTCCCGCGGATAATAATGACGTCCTTGCTTCGACCGCAAACATACAACTCGCCGTTAACAAAATATCCTAAGTCGCCTGTTTTGAGCCATCCATCCGAAGTCCTTGAATTACGCGTGGAATGCTCGTCTCCAATGTATCCCGGAGTCACAGATGGTCCGCTCACCTGTACCTCCCCTACCTCGCGATCTGCCAGCGGCGCACCGTCTTCAGTCGCAACGCGCACGGACAAACCGGGCATCGGTTCGCCACACGAAGCGATCCAGACAGAATGAGAATCCTCTCCGTTTACCGGTTTCGCAAATCGCGATTCAGATAATGCCGCGAGGTCCACTCTATCGGACTTCAGCCCGCGCAGGAATGGTGTGAATGTAACAGCCAGAGTAGCTTCTGCCAAACCATATGCCGGCACAAGCGCGCCCGCTTCCAAACCAGCCGGTTGGAAATGCTCCACAAATTTTTCCATGGTTGCGGGAAGAACCGGTTCGGCGCCACAAATAAAAGTCGTCATGCTGGATAGATTCAATCCGCTGACATCCGAGATGCGTCGCGCGCAAATACCGTACGCGAAATTCGGCGCCGCCGTGTGAGTTCCGTGATGCTCAGTGATCAATTCCAGCCAGAGACGCGGTTTTTTTAAAAATACAATCGGTGGCAATACAACAAGATCGCAAGGCAAAGTGATTGCATTCAAAACGGTCCCAATCAATCCCATGTCGTGATAAACAGGCAACCAGGTTACGACGCTCGAGGACTCGCTCATATGAGAGGCTTGACGAATCATCCACAAATTGGCGGCAAGGCCACGGTGCGATACAAGCACGCCTTTTGGATCTGACGTGCTCCCCGAAGTGAATTGCAAAAAAGCCACGGGATTTTCAGGATCTACAGAATCATCGTTGCATCCATCCGCGATTAATGTTTCGAATCTCAATACATTCCGGACGGTTTTCGTTTGATGCGAAATCGAACCAAGAAAAGAGTAAGTTTGTCCTTCTGCGATGATCATCGTAGCCGTTGATCTTTCGGCAACATGTTTGATGAAACGCAAAAACCCGGGAACAGCCTGCAAATTGAGCGGCGGATAAACCGGAGTCGGCGGACAACCGAGCATCATACAACCAAGAATTGCAAGAATGGCCGCCTGTGGATTCGTCATCACCAGAATAACAGGATCTCCAGGTTGAATTCCTTGCATCCTTAAACCATTCGCAACTCGACCCGCTTGATTCATCAGCTCCGCATAGGAATAATGCTTAACAGCGCCGGTGGCGTCGGCAAAACGAACACCTTTGGAATTGACTTTGCCCAGTTCTTTAAACTTCGCGGTAATCGGAATCTCGTCCATAAACGTGTAATTATACTGCGGGCTGGAAGCCCCTGCGCTCCGTAGTGAGAATTTCTTGCTCCGCGGAACGTCCATTCATTGAACGGATATGTTTGAGTACTCGAATGCCCTGTGTAACCATGACAATATGGCCAAATCTCGCGATGAAAAAGAAGCGGAGTTCCTATCCATTCAGCGGGATTATGGAAACCTGATCCGAAACGCAATTCATCGAGTTTATCCCTCATTTTCCGATTTCGATCTGCAGGACATCGAACAGGAAGTTCACATTAAAATCTGGAAGCTGCTCGATAACAGTCAAAAGATTGTTTACCCCTCAACTTATTTGTACAAGATGGCCGCAACGACAGCCATCGATGTTTTGCGAAAAATGCGTTTCAAACAGCAGGAGACCATCACCGAAGCAACTGCGGGGGTCAATCCAAATACGGAAAGCCGTTTGTTCGACGTCCTGGAGAACGTGTTGAACAAACTGGCGGAATCCAGGCAAATTGCGGTTCGCTTCTATCTGCAAGGTTACAGCGCTGATGAGATCGGCAAGCTAATGCAGTGGAGCAGCGCGCGCGCAAGAAATCTCGTTTATCGTGGACTGGAGGACCTTCGCGTTTTGCTGAAAGAAGAAGGAATTTATTATGAAAGTGAATGAAGAAAAATTGATAGAAGCCTATGGAAAAGGAGCAGGCTCGAGTAACAGAAATGAATGCCCGTCCGCTGAGATACTGTTTGAGCTAGCCAGCAATAACCTGGCAAAAGCGGAAAAGCTGAAGTGGATTCAGCATATATCCAGGTGCCGTGAATGTTCCTCTGAAACTCGGGTTCTCTTAGCCTCAGCACCTCCTGTGAAGCGCGTAAGGATCGTTCGCTCTTCCGTTTTGACGATCGCCGCCAGCATCATACTCTTACTTGCAGGCGGCCTGTACCTATACAAATTCCAAAGGGAACAACCTTATCAACGCGTCCGTATCGCGTTCCTCGACCCCAGAAACAACACCAACAATCAGCAGCTGAACGCGATTGCTGCAATGTTAAGCACTTCACTCGAACAGTCCTCTCAGGTACAGGTGATCAGCCGTGCCATGATGGTCGATGCAGCAAAACGCTCTGGACAGTCCAATGTAAGGATGCTGGACGAAGCCGCGGTTCAGACAATCAAAGACAAATTTTCTCCAACCGCCATCGCATTCACGACGATTGAGAAAGATCCGGAAGGAATAGCC includes these proteins:
- a CDS encoding urate hydroxylase PuuD; translation: MEWVQSYTEFLFRWIHVAAGIVWIGHLYFFNFVNAHVAKTYDADSKKKVVPELMPRSLYWFRWGAMYTWISGIFLLAFSYYMANNMVPEGSTMSNGTASILCLVILFVAFFIYDIVWKAVKNETVGAVISFLLVVAVLFGLSRILIGRSVYIHIGAFFGTVMFMNVWMRIWPAQKKIIAGIKGTAAAADPSVVALAGLRSKHNTYMSVPLAFFMVSNHYPGLYGNQEYGWLIAAVIVLVGWLLTKFLYVKSASAAPTKIGD
- a CDS encoding fatty acyl-AMP ligase encodes the protein MDEIPITAKFKELGKVNSKGVRFADATGAVKHYSYAELMNQAGRVANGLRMQGIQPGDPVILVMTNPQAAILAILGCMMLGCPPTPVYPPLNLQAVPGFLRFIKHVAERSTATMIIAEGQTYSFLGSISHQTKTVRNVLRFETLIADGCNDDSVDPENPVAFLQFTSGSTSDPKGVLVSHRGLAANLWMIRQASHMSESSSVVTWLPVYHDMGLIGTVLNAITLPCDLVVLPPIVFLKKPRLWLELITEHHGTHTAAPNFAYGICARRISDVSGLNLSSMTTFICGAEPVLPATMEKFVEHFQPAGLEAGALVPAYGLAEATLAVTFTPFLRGLKSDRVDLAALSESRFAKPVNGEDSHSVWIASCGEPMPGLSVRVATEDGAPLADREVGEVQVSGPSVTPGYIGDEHSTRNSRTSDGWLKTGDLGYFVNGELYVCGRSKDVIIIRGKKFHAHDLESIASEVPGIRTGNVVAFSSAKQNGEALVLIAETRKGNHDEPLGRNVRNRLSESIGISPDEVVIVPAGTLPKTSSGKLKRLETKRLFETGKLHSRPGKVSAYLEAMKSGFGFLLQKIGVRGN
- a CDS encoding sigma-70 family RNA polymerase sigma factor translates to MAKSRDEKEAEFLSIQRDYGNLIRNAIHRVYPSFSDFDLQDIEQEVHIKIWKLLDNSQKIVYPSTYLYKMAATTAIDVLRKMRFKQQETITEATAGVNPNTESRLFDVLENVLNKLAESRQIAVRFYLQGYSADEIGKLMQWSSARARNLVYRGLEDLRVLLKEEGIYYESE